One window of Candidatus Dependentiae bacterium genomic DNA carries:
- a CDS encoding J domain-containing protein, whose amino-acid sequence MKLSHLLVTTALLFFYSSSGKADANFELWNKLSTPIYYSLGKSTINPKDEAKNYDLLKLDSTKYTYATLDLNKKNQLILSLQEPQINKPLSVYLYEFTPGKTIYVRATAENNKLVFGPQSGPLFGLRGKTERGYPLGNNVKESDITTKVINYRKLAPVIKRTPLTQIDPKDAQKALALYKDASAAEILNVAPEASQADISKAYRTLGLKWHPDKNLNNPQADAVFKMITNAFNKLKGL is encoded by the coding sequence ATGAAGCTATCTCATTTACTTGTAACTACGGCACTTTTATTTTTTTATAGCTCTTCAGGCAAAGCTGATGCTAATTTTGAACTTTGGAATAAGCTTAGTACCCCTATTTATTATAGTTTAGGTAAATCGACAATCAACCCTAAAGATGAAGCTAAAAATTACGATTTACTTAAGCTCGATTCTACCAAGTATACCTACGCAACTCTTGATTTAAACAAAAAAAACCAACTTATACTCTCTCTACAAGAGCCTCAAATAAATAAACCTCTATCAGTTTATTTGTATGAGTTTACACCTGGTAAAACCATCTATGTTCGCGCAACAGCTGAAAATAACAAATTAGTATTTGGCCCTCAATCAGGACCTTTATTTGGCTTGAGAGGAAAAACTGAGCGCGGTTACCCGCTAGGCAACAACGTCAAAGAAAGCGACATTACCACAAAAGTAATAAACTACAGAAAACTAGCACCCGTTATTAAAAGAACACCTTTAACACAAATTGACCCTAAAGACGCACAAAAAGCCTTAGCCCTTTACAAAGACGCTTCTGCTGCAGAAATACTTAATGTTGCTCCAGAAGCATCCCAGGCTGACATAAGCAAGGCATATAGAACCTTGGGACTTAAATGGCATCCAGATAAAAATCTTAATAACCCTCAAGCTGATGCTGTATTTAAAATGATCACTAATGCTTTTAACAAGCTCAAGGGGCTCTAA